Proteins from a genomic interval of Oncorhynchus nerka isolate Pitt River linkage group LG13, Oner_Uvic_2.0, whole genome shotgun sequence:
- the LOC115139875 gene encoding LIM domain transcription factor LMO4-B-like, producing MVNSQVGSGVASPPRSCAGCGGKIADRFLLFSMERYWHTRCLNCSCCHAHLGDIGTTCYSKGGMILCRSDYIRLFGHSGACSTCGQSIPANEMVMRAQGNVYHLKCFTCATCRNRLVPGDRFHYVNGTIFCEHDRPGGALLSSHLPPPAEQPCVA from the exons ATGGTGAACAGTCAGGTGGGCAGTGGTGTGGCGTCACCCCCCAGGTCGTGTGCTGGATGCGGGGGAAAGATCGCTGACCGCTTCCTGCTCTTCTCCATGGAGCGCTACTGGCACACACGCTGCCTCAATTGCTCCTGCTGCCACGCACACCTGGGCGACATTGGCACCACCTGCTACAGTAAAGGAGGCATGATCCTGTGTAGGAGCGACTATATCAG GTTGTTCGGACACAGTGGGGCATGCAGCACCTGTGGCCAGTCCATCCCGGCTAATGAGATGGTGATGAGGGCACAGGGCAATGTGTATCATCTCAAG TGTTTCACATGTGCCACCTGTAGAAACCGACTGGTGCCAGGCGACCGCTTCCACTATGTCAACGGCACCATCTTCTGTGAGCACGACCGGCCAGGGGGTGCACTGCTCAGCAGCCACCTGCCCCCCCCTGCAGAGCAACCCTGTGTTGCCTGA